A region from the Benincasa hispida cultivar B227 chromosome 8, ASM972705v1, whole genome shotgun sequence genome encodes:
- the LOC120082634 gene encoding agamous-like MADS-box protein AGL29, producing MGRRKIDMKMVKDRGCRQVTFSKRRNGLFKKANDLATLCGLEIAIVVFSPGGKAFSFGNPNVEDVIDRYLNREPEAIRIPAVRENGMTKKKNEELIDLVKQLQMEKKKGEMMEKEMKSRGELMKIEDLDLDELLKLKESLEKLRKNVKIEESEVEALSSLLLLAKEPVMEADESNS from the coding sequence ATGGGAAGGCGAAAGATCGATATGAAAATGGTAAAGGATAGAGGTTGCAGACAAGTCACCTTTTCGAAACGCCGAAACGGTCTGTTCAAGAAAGCGAACGATCTCGCTACTCTGTGTGGTTTAGAGATCGCGATTGTCGTCTTCTCTCCCGGCGGTAAGGCGTTCTCGTTCGGCAATCCAAATGTTGAGGACGTCATCGATCGATACCTAAATCGCGAACCGGAGGCGATTCGGATTCCGGCGGTGAGGGAGAACGGAATGACGAAGAAAAAGAACGAGGAACTGATCGATCTGGTTAAACAATTGCaaatggagaagaagaagggagaaaTGATGGAGAAGGAGATGAAATCGAGAGGAGAATTGATGAAAATTGAAGATCTGGATTTGGATGAGCTTTTGAAATTGAAGGAATCGTTGGAAAAGCTAAGAAAGAATGTGAAGATTGAAGAGAGCGAGGTGGAGGCTTTGTCTTCATTGCTGCTACTTGCTAAGGAACCAGTCATGGAGGCGGATGAGTCGAAttcctaa